From the Bradyrhizobium ontarionense genome, the window GGTCGTTGCCGTCTCACCTCCACCGGAACTGACCAGAGGTCTGACGGCCCAATTTGCCGACATCGATCGCGACGATACGGCCAGATTGAAATACTGTGGCGTACCGGCCACCGCTCCGGTCAGCACGGGACCTTTGTCCTGGATCTGTCGGATACTCATCGTCGACACCAGGACTGGCGCCCTCATCGGACACGAAGACGAGCCGAACAATCTGGCACTGGACCCGGCAAACGTGCGGCTGAAACGCGTGATCTCCGGCCATGGGCTGCGCATCGAAGCACTTTGGCAAATCACCAGCAAAGGCGGCGAGCTGGTCGTGCGCGACGAAGCGACCGGACGTGAGCGGCAGCGCATCGCATCGATCGCCCAGCGTCCGCTGCAGATGTCCGATGACGGCCGCTGGCTCATGACCTCGACCATCTACGGCAGCAGTTTGCGGCTGTATCGCCTGCGCCCCTGACTGTCGCCGGTGTTGGCACGTCTCGTCGCATGGATGCTGATGGTGCGTCTGTTCATGCTGTTTCCGGCCGCGCCGGTCGATGCTCCCAGCGCGCGGCAAAACGCAGTCCACGACCGCGACCGACACGCTTGGCATATCGTTGCGGTGACGTCTCTGGCGCTCGTCCCGATCGCGGGGTTGATCATGATAGGCCCGTCGGTGCTCTCCTTGGTTGGCTCCCCCTGATACACACGCACGCTGGCTGGCGTCGGCCTGCTCGTCGCAGAGGTCCTGCCGTGATACTGGTCCCGATGGTGATCGCTCCGCGCCTGTATCGGGCGGTCGGCGAAAGGTTGAATGTCCTGCCGCAAGGCTGAGCCGGCCTGCGGCGTGCTGCAACGGTGGGAGACCTATGAACCTCGACATCATCTCCCTGCGCGACCGGCCCGACCTCATACGGCGCGTGTTCTCGGCCGAGCTGAACAACGTCTGGCCCGAGTTCATGCGGCAGGACCGGACGGCGATGTTGTATTATGACCAGCCGGTGTTCGATCACTACGCGGACTGCGCGTTCGCGGCGCTCGCCGGCGACGAGGTGGTCGGGCGCGCGTTCGCCATTCCGTTCGCGTTCGGCATCGAAGGCCGTGTGGAGCTGCCGGACTCGGGCTGGGACGAGGTGATCCGCTGGGGGCACGAGGATCGCATGCTGGGGCGGCGGCCGACAACGATGAGCGCGCTGGAGATCGCACTGCTGCCGAGGGCGCGCGTGCCGGGCAGCTCGCTCGTGATGCTCGCCGCGCTGAAGGGATGTGCGCGAGCGAAAGGCTTTGCCGAGCTTTACGCGCCGGTGCGCCCTAACCAGAAGCATCTGCAGCCGCGGATGCCGATGCATGCCTATCTCGGTCAGCGGCGCGCCGACGGGACGCTTTCAGATTCCTGGCTGCGGACGCATCTCGGCATCGGCGGCGAGATCGTCAAGATCGCGCCGTGCTCGATGACGATCGTCGGCACCTGCGCCGAGTGGTCAGAACGGACGGACGTGACGCTCGATCGCTCGGGCGAGATCGAGATCCCTGGCGCCCTGGTGCCGCTGCTCGCTTCGATCGAGCACGACCATGCAGCCTATGTCGAACCCAATGTATGGATTCGACATCCGGTCTAGGGGACGGCACGACCGGCCGTCTGGACCATCAGCTTAGTCCAATCACATCATCGTCGGCCGAGCGCGGCTCGCAACCGCGGTGGCGAGCCGAGTTGATCCCGTCGTCTTCCGGCATGCCGCCGTGTGTGGCCGCACCGTGTGGCGCCCGCAGATTTGCGCGGCAGGTTGAAAGGGCAAAGCTGCTATCAGCTCGCCGGAGCGACGCGTTCATTCAGAAACCCGATCACCGCATCGAACGCCTGCTGCCGATTCCGTTCCATGAGAACCATGTGGGTGCCCTGCCCGATCTCGACCAGTCGCTTGTACGGCGCGCTCGCCAGGCGCACGAACAGGTCGTGCGCCATGTCGAAACGGACATCGACGTCCCACTCCGCAGCGAGCACGAGAACCGGACAGGCAATCGCGCCGGGATCATAGAACGGATTGTCCGCGGTCCAATGCACGCGCACGTCCTGCACCGCACCGGACGGCGCGCGGATCGTGTCAGGGTGCGGCGAGTCCGGATCGGTCGCCAAGGCCGCCTTCTCCCAGATCTCAAACCAGCCGTCAGGGATCAGGTCGTGTCGGGCATGCTCCGGGGCCGCGCCGCGCCATGCGGCCTCGAACGCGCGCGGGCTGACGATCCGGTACGCGCCGAGCGGTCCGCCGGCATCGATGCGCAGCGGCTCTTTGGACAGCCAAAGCGGCGTCACCAGGATCAGCTTCTCGATCTTTGCGCTCGCGGCGCTCGCAAACGCGCCCGCAATGGTGGCGCCCCAGGACATGCCGAGCACGTTGACGCTGACAATCTCGCGGTCCCGGCAGATGAAGTCGACAGCAGCGGCGAAATCCTGGACGGCGGTTCGCGCCGTCACCACTGGCGCGCCCTCCTCAGGCGCCCGCGACATGTCCGGCGGCCGGCTGGAGCCGCCATAGCCGCGCGCGTCGACGGCCCAGACGTCGTAGCCGGCCTGCGCCAGCACATCCATGAAGGACGCGCCGGCCACGGCAACATCGAACAGGCTTGCGGACGAGAAGGTCGCGCCGTGCATCATCACGAGCGTGCGCTCGGCCGAGAAGCGTGGCAGATCGGCGAGGCGCTTGTTGATGAGATGAATCTTCACATCGGACTCGGGGCCGGCAATCAGCCGGCTCTCGGACACGATGCGCGGTGAGGACGAGACGTTTTTGATCATGGTCATGTCAGCTCAAACGAAGTGCCACGCGAACCGGTCGCCGTCGCGGCTGATGCGCCCGGCCGAGGACTCGGCGAAGTGGGTGGTGAACACGAGGGATCCGGTCTCCGCGGCGTGGTCCATCGCCCATCGGCGCGAGCGCCGCGCCGCCTCCGGGAATTCGCAATAGACCGAGTTCCAGTCCGGACGCGCGACCTGCAGCGGATGATGCATCACGTCACCCCAGAACAGCGCGCGCTCGCCGCGCGAGGTGAGACTGATGCAGGCGTGATCGATGCTGTGACCGGGACTACGCACGAAGCGAAAGCCGTCGACGACCTCCGAGCCGTCGATCACGATCTCCCGCACGAGGCCCGCCTCGACGATCGGCAACACGCTGTCTTCGTAGACCCCGGCCAGCGGTGGATGCAGCATCGGGCCGAGCCTGGCGGCATCTCTGATCGCGGCATCCGAGCCGTCGCCGGCCGATAATGCCGCCAGATAGGCGCGCTCGCGGCCGGAAAAAACGTACCGTGCGTTCGGAAACGCCGGCACCCAATGGCCATCCACGAGGTGCGTATTCCAGCCCACATGATCGGCGTGCAAGTGCGTCATCAGGACGAGGTCGACATCGCCGGGGCCGACGCCCGCGGCCCGCAGCCGATCAAGAAAAGGCTCGTTCAAGTGGTGCAGGACGGCAGCACCGGGCCGCTCCTTGTCGTTGCCGGTGGCCGTGTCGATCAGGATCACCCGCCCCGGCGTCCGCACCAGCCAGCTGTGGATGCTGAGGCGCAACGATCCCGTCCGCGGATCGACCGATCCCGGCCCAAACCCGCCGCGTTCCCGGGCGATGCTGTCGGGGTCGATGCCCGGAAAGAGAAATTCACCGTCGACCGCATCAAGGCCGATTTCGAAGATCTTGGTGACGGTGGCGTCCCCGACGCGATGGGTCGTGATGTCCTGCATGTCTGGCGGCCTCGATCCGAACGATGATCTTGTCTCGGCCGAGATCTACGACTAGGTCTTACATTCCTCAAATCGATCCAACTCATGCAGTCCATCGACCACTTCG encodes:
- a CDS encoding alpha/beta hydrolase, coding for MTMIKNVSSSPRIVSESRLIAGPESDVKIHLINKRLADLPRFSAERTLVMMHGATFSSASLFDVAVAGASFMDVLAQAGYDVWAVDARGYGGSSRPPDMSRAPEEGAPVVTARTAVQDFAAAVDFICRDREIVSVNVLGMSWGATIAGAFASAASAKIEKLILVTPLWLSKEPLRIDAGGPLGAYRIVSPRAFEAAWRGAAPEHARHDLIPDGWFEIWEKAALATDPDSPHPDTIRAPSGAVQDVRVHWTADNPFYDPGAIACPVLVLAAEWDVDVRFDMAHDLFVRLASAPYKRLVEIGQGTHMVLMERNRQQAFDAVIGFLNERVAPAS
- a CDS encoding MBL fold metallo-hydrolase — translated: MQDITTHRVGDATVTKIFEIGLDAVDGEFLFPGIDPDSIARERGGFGPGSVDPRTGSLRLSIHSWLVRTPGRVILIDTATGNDKERPGAAVLHHLNEPFLDRLRAAGVGPGDVDLVLMTHLHADHVGWNTHLVDGHWVPAFPNARYVFSGRERAYLAALSAGDGSDAAIRDAARLGPMLHPPLAGVYEDSVLPIVEAGLVREIVIDGSEVVDGFRFVRSPGHSIDHACISLTSRGERALFWGDVMHHPLQVARPDWNSVYCEFPEAARRSRRWAMDHAAETGSLVFTTHFAESSAGRISRDGDRFAWHFV